Proteins from one Embleya scabrispora genomic window:
- a CDS encoding inositol monophosphatase family protein: MTIDTAELLAIARDAARHTGGFLLHERPADLGVAATKSSPTDVVTEMDTAAEKLIIERIRAHRPHDGFLGEEGDASEGTSGVRWVIDPIDGTVNYLYDLPGWCVSIAAETAEGTLLGVVEVPVVGETFHAVRDGGAFRNGKPIHCRPAVPSARALVATGFGYTVERRTRQAEAIAALLPRVRDLRRAGSAAIDLCSVAAGRVDAYYERGLNPWDVAAGALIAREAGADVVVDLWPEADGSTMCVAAPAALRAELQTALAALHA; this comes from the coding sequence ATGACGATCGACACCGCGGAACTCCTGGCCATCGCCCGCGACGCGGCGCGCCACACCGGGGGCTTCCTGTTGCACGAGCGCCCCGCCGACCTCGGCGTCGCGGCGACCAAGAGCAGCCCCACCGACGTGGTCACCGAGATGGACACGGCCGCGGAGAAGCTGATCATCGAACGCATCCGGGCGCATCGACCGCACGACGGCTTCCTCGGCGAGGAGGGCGACGCGAGCGAGGGCACCAGCGGCGTGCGGTGGGTGATCGACCCGATCGACGGCACCGTCAACTACCTGTACGACCTGCCCGGCTGGTGCGTGTCGATCGCCGCCGAGACCGCCGAGGGCACGCTCCTGGGCGTGGTCGAGGTCCCGGTGGTCGGCGAGACCTTCCACGCCGTGCGCGACGGCGGCGCCTTTCGCAACGGCAAGCCGATCCACTGCCGGCCCGCGGTCCCCTCGGCCCGGGCGCTGGTGGCGACCGGATTCGGCTACACCGTCGAGCGGCGCACCCGACAGGCCGAGGCGATCGCCGCGCTGCTGCCGCGGGTGCGCGACCTGCGCCGGGCGGGCTCGGCCGCGATCGACCTGTGCTCGGTGGCGGCCGGCCGGGTCGACGCCTACTACGAACGCGGCCTGAACCCGTGGGACGTCGCGGCCGGCGCGCTGATCGCCCGCGAGGCCGGCGCCGACGTGGTCGTCGACCTGTGGCCCGAGGCGGACGGTTCGACGATGTGCGTGGCCGCCCCCGCCGCGCTGCGCGCGGAGCTGCAGACCGCCCTGGCCGCTCTGCACGCGTAG
- a CDS encoding ferrochelatase encodes MHATQAPDPEPFDALLVLSFGGPDAPDEVLPFLENVTAGRGVPRERLEEAAGHYAHFGGASPINAQNRALIAAVEADLAAQGVRLPVYWGNRNWRPYLADTVRRMADDGIERAAVLVTSAYGSYSGCAQYHENLLAARAEAGERAPVFDKLRHFFNHPGFVEPLVDHTADALTRLPEQVRAGARLVMVTHSIPTVTARTAGPAGNAYVTQHRETARLVAEGVARAVGREHDWDLVYSSRSGPPQVPWLEPDVNDHLVDLGAAGVPAVVLVPIGFLSDHMEVVYDLDVEAAATAERIGLPLARAATTGADPRFAAAVRELVLERAATVRGEAPARCALGGLGAAHDVCPVGCCPDPRALRPRPGASAADPEAAARAPRGAALLGERSGRMDP; translated from the coding sequence ATGCACGCGACACAGGCCCCCGATCCCGAGCCGTTCGACGCGCTCCTGGTGCTCTCCTTCGGCGGCCCGGACGCCCCCGACGAGGTGCTGCCGTTCCTGGAGAACGTGACCGCGGGACGCGGCGTCCCCCGCGAACGCCTCGAGGAGGCGGCCGGCCACTACGCGCACTTCGGCGGCGCCAGTCCGATCAACGCGCAAAACCGCGCGCTGATCGCGGCCGTCGAGGCCGACCTCGCCGCCCAGGGGGTGCGGCTGCCCGTCTACTGGGGCAACCGCAACTGGCGCCCCTACCTGGCGGACACCGTGCGCCGGATGGCCGACGACGGGATCGAACGCGCCGCGGTCCTGGTGACCAGCGCCTACGGTTCCTACTCGGGCTGCGCGCAGTACCACGAGAACCTGCTCGCGGCCCGCGCCGAAGCGGGGGAGCGGGCCCCGGTGTTCGACAAGCTGCGGCACTTCTTCAATCACCCGGGCTTCGTCGAGCCGCTGGTGGACCACACGGCGGACGCGTTGACGCGGCTGCCCGAGCAGGTCCGGGCCGGCGCCCGCCTGGTGATGGTCACCCACTCGATCCCCACCGTCACCGCGCGCACCGCGGGCCCGGCCGGCAACGCCTACGTCACCCAGCACCGGGAGACCGCGCGCCTGGTCGCCGAGGGCGTCGCGCGCGCGGTCGGCCGCGAACACGACTGGGACCTGGTGTACTCCAGCCGCAGCGGCCCCCCGCAGGTCCCGTGGCTGGAGCCGGACGTCAACGACCACCTCGTCGACCTGGGCGCGGCCGGGGTGCCCGCCGTCGTACTGGTGCCGATCGGATTCCTGTCCGACCACATGGAGGTGGTCTACGACCTCGACGTCGAGGCCGCCGCCACCGCCGAGCGGATCGGCCTGCCGCTGGCCCGGGCCGCGACCACCGGCGCCGACCCCAGGTTCGCCGCCGCGGTGCGCGAACTCGTGCTGGAGCGGGCCGCGACGGTGCGCGGCGAGGCGCCCGCGCGGTGCGCGCTCGGCGGGCTGGGCGCCGCGCACGACGTGTGCCCGGTCGGCTGCTGTCCCGACCCCCGGGCACTGCGGCCGCGCCCCGGGGCGTCGGCCGCCGACCCGGAGGCGGCCGCGCGGGCGCCGCGCGGGGCGGCGCTGCTCGGCGAGCGCTCCGGCAGGATGGACCCATGA
- a CDS encoding response regulator transcription factor, with translation MRVLVVEDEQLLADAVATGLRREAMAVDVVYDGEAALERIAVNDYDVVVLDRDLPIVHGDDVCRAVVDTGIPMRVLMLTAAGDVSDRVEGLELGADDYLPKPFAFSELIARVRALGRRAVSPLPPVLERAGIRLDPNRREVLREGVPVHLSPKEFAVLDVLMRADGAVVSAEQLLEKAWDENTDPFTNVVRVTVMTLRRKLGEPPVILTVPGAGYRI, from the coding sequence GTGCGGGTTCTCGTAGTCGAGGACGAGCAGCTTCTGGCGGACGCGGTCGCTACCGGGTTGCGCCGCGAGGCCATGGCCGTCGATGTCGTATACGACGGGGAGGCGGCGCTGGAGCGGATCGCCGTCAACGACTACGACGTGGTGGTGCTCGACCGGGACCTGCCGATCGTGCACGGCGACGACGTGTGCCGGGCGGTCGTGGACACCGGCATCCCGATGCGGGTGCTGATGCTGACCGCCGCCGGCGACGTCAGCGACCGGGTCGAGGGCCTGGAGTTGGGCGCCGACGACTACCTGCCCAAGCCGTTCGCGTTCAGCGAGCTGATCGCCCGGGTGCGCGCGCTCGGCCGGCGGGCCGTCTCCCCGCTGCCGCCGGTCCTGGAGCGGGCCGGCATCCGACTCGACCCGAACCGGCGCGAGGTGTTGCGCGAGGGGGTGCCGGTGCACCTGTCGCCCAAGGAGTTCGCCGTCCTGGACGTGCTGATGCGCGCCGACGGCGCGGTGGTCTCGGCCGAGCAACTGCTCGAGAAGGCCTGGGACGAGAACACCGACCCCTTCACCAACGTCGTCCGCGTCACCGTGATGACGCTGCGCCGCAAGCTCGGCGAGCCGCCCGTCATCCTGACGGTGCCCGGCGCCGGATACCGCATTTGA